Proteins encoded in a region of the Mycobacterium branderi genome:
- the resB gene encoding cytochrome c biogenesis protein ResB: MGTALVLLFLLALGAIPGALLPQRSLNAGKVDDYLAAHPVIGPWLDAVQAFDVFGSFWFTAIYVLLFVSLVGCLAPRMVEHAKSLRAQPVAVPRNLTRLPKHATAAVTGDPEQIATTITQRLRGWRTVTRRRQCVVEVSAEKGYLREFGNLAFHFALLGLLVAVAVGKMFGYEGNVIVIADGGPGFCSASPAAFDSFRAGNTVDGTSLHPICIRVNSFDAHYLPSGQATSFSANIDYQTGGDLTTDSWRPYRLEVNHPLRQQGDRVYLQGHGYAPTFTVTFPDGQTRSSTVQWRPDNPQTLLSSGVARIDPPAGSYPDPGQRRKHQIAIQGLLAPTEQLDGTLLSSSFPALNAPAVAVDIYQGDTGLDTGRPQSLYTLDPRLIEQHRLTKAKRVNLRAGEAANLEDGTVVRFDGAVPFVNLQVSHDPGQIWVLVFAAVMMAGLLVSLLVRRRRVWARIVPGDAGTVSVELGGLARTDNSGWGDEFERLTSRLLAGFDAGDRRELSVR, translated from the coding sequence ATGGGCACCGCGCTGGTGCTGCTGTTCCTCCTTGCGCTCGGCGCGATCCCCGGCGCGCTGCTGCCGCAACGCAGCCTCAATGCCGGCAAGGTCGACGACTACCTGGCCGCCCACCCGGTGATCGGGCCGTGGCTGGACGCGGTGCAGGCGTTCGACGTGTTCGGCAGCTTCTGGTTCACGGCGATCTACGTGTTGCTGTTCGTGTCGCTAGTCGGCTGCCTGGCCCCGCGGATGGTCGAGCACGCGAAAAGCCTGCGCGCCCAACCTGTTGCCGTACCGCGCAACCTGACCCGGCTGCCCAAGCATGCCACGGCCGCGGTCACCGGCGACCCCGAGCAGATAGCGACAACGATCACCCAGAGGCTGCGTGGCTGGCGCACGGTGACCCGCCGGCGCCAATGCGTCGTCGAAGTGTCTGCGGAAAAGGGCTATCTGCGCGAATTCGGTAATCTGGCTTTCCATTTCGCGCTGCTGGGCCTGCTCGTCGCGGTCGCCGTCGGCAAGATGTTCGGCTACGAGGGCAACGTGATCGTCATCGCCGACGGCGGACCCGGCTTCTGCTCGGCGTCGCCGGCCGCGTTCGACTCCTTCCGCGCCGGCAACACCGTCGACGGCACCTCGCTGCACCCAATCTGCATACGTGTCAACAGCTTTGACGCTCACTACTTGCCGTCGGGACAGGCCACGTCGTTTTCCGCCAACATCGACTACCAGACCGGCGGCGACCTGACGACCGACAGCTGGCGGCCCTACCGGCTGGAGGTCAACCACCCGCTGCGGCAACAGGGCGACCGGGTGTACTTGCAAGGCCACGGCTACGCCCCGACGTTCACGGTGACGTTCCCGGACGGGCAGACCCGCAGCTCGACCGTGCAGTGGCGGCCCGACAACCCGCAGACCCTGCTGTCGTCGGGCGTGGCCCGCATCGACCCGCCGGCCGGCAGCTATCCCGACCCCGGCCAGCGTCGTAAACACCAGATCGCCATCCAGGGCCTGCTCGCCCCCACCGAGCAGCTCGACGGGACGCTGCTGTCGTCGAGCTTCCCCGCTCTGAACGCCCCCGCGGTGGCCGTGGACATCTACCAGGGCGACACCGGGCTGGACACCGGCCGGCCCCAGTCGCTGTACACCCTGGACCCCCGGCTGATCGAGCAGCACCGGCTGACCAAGGCCAAGCGGGTGAACCTGCGCGCAGGTGAAGCGGCAAACCTCGAGGACGGCACCGTGGTCCGCTTCGACGGCGCCGTGCCGTTCGTCAACCTGCAGGTCTCTCACGACCCCGGCCAGATCTGGGTGCTGGTCTTCGCGGCTGTGATGATGGCCGGGTTGCTGGTGTCCCTGCTGGTGCGACGACGGCGGGTCTGGGCGCGGATCGTGCCGGGCGATGCCGGTACGGTGAGCGTCGAGCTGGGCGGCCTGGCCCGCACCGACAACTCCGGCTGGGGCGACGAATTCGAACGCCTGACCAGCCGCTTGTTGGCCGGATTCGACGCGGGCGACCGGAGGGAGTTGAGCGTCCGATGA
- a CDS encoding DUF4229 domain-containing protein encodes MPVGRSPAGRAVVDVALYGAARIALAVALTAAIYGVARLLGVREFPVVVAALFALVIAMPLGIWLFSPLRRRATAGIEAATERRRRDREQLRARLRGEAPPDDS; translated from the coding sequence GTGCCGGTTGGTCGAAGCCCCGCTGGTCGCGCCGTGGTCGACGTTGCACTGTACGGAGCGGCCCGGATTGCTCTTGCGGTTGCGTTGACGGCCGCGATCTACGGGGTGGCACGGCTGCTCGGGGTGCGGGAGTTCCCCGTGGTTGTCGCCGCGTTGTTCGCATTGGTCATCGCGATGCCGCTCGGGATCTGGCTGTTCAGTCCGCTACGCCGCCGCGCCACCGCGGGGATCGAGGCGGCCACCGAGCGACGTCGTCGCGACCGTGAGCAACTGCGGGCCCGCCTGCGCGGCGAGGCTCCCCCCGACGACTCGTAG
- a CDS encoding Clp protease N-terminal domain-containing protein, which yields MAFERFTRDARVAIVFAHEEARELGDSEIGTQHILLGLLQAAGDELSAVLSGYGLTADVVRARLVETSSTTGASFDEDAEALRTIGIDLQAVRDSVARTFGADAFDHALSRSGRRRRRRGHVPFTRAAKKALELSLREALAHKDREIRCEHLLLGLLRGGDKAAIDLITEHVYTAQLRAAVVALLDKAA from the coding sequence ATGGCTTTCGAACGGTTCACCCGCGATGCCCGCGTCGCAATAGTTTTCGCCCATGAAGAGGCGCGGGAACTCGGAGACAGCGAAATCGGTACGCAGCACATACTTCTTGGTCTTCTGCAAGCCGCGGGCGATGAGCTGTCCGCAGTGTTGAGTGGCTACGGGCTGACCGCCGATGTGGTGCGTGCCCGCCTGGTCGAGACGTCGTCGACGACCGGGGCATCGTTCGACGAGGACGCCGAAGCCTTGCGTACCATCGGCATCGACCTGCAGGCCGTTCGCGATAGCGTGGCCCGTACCTTCGGGGCCGACGCATTCGACCACGCTCTCTCCCGATCCGGCCGGCGACGACGCCGTCGCGGTCACGTCCCGTTCACCCGCGCAGCCAAGAAGGCCCTGGAGCTTTCACTACGAGAAGCCTTGGCGCACAAGGACAGAGAGATCCGCTGCGAGCATCTACTGCTGGGACTGCTGCGGGGAGGCGACAAGGCGGCGATCGACCTGATCACCGAACACGTCTACACCGCGCAGTTGCGAGCCGCTGTCGTCGCCTTGCTCGACAAAGCGGCCTGA
- a CDS encoding TlpA disulfide reductase family protein — MRRLAILGAALAVLLAGCSHGDDAVAQGGTFEFVAPGGKTDIFYDPPDHRGRPGPLAGPDLMDPTRTLSVDDFPGKVVVINVWGQWCGPCRTEVAQLQQVYDATRHDGVAFLGIDVRDNNRQAPQDFVTDRHVTFPSIYDPAMRTMIAFGGKYPTTVIPSTVVLDRGHRVAAVFLRELLAEDLRPVVQRLAAEDQAPPGPQ; from the coding sequence ATGCGCCGGCTGGCGATCCTCGGCGCGGCGCTGGCCGTGCTGCTCGCCGGTTGCTCCCACGGCGACGACGCCGTCGCGCAGGGCGGCACCTTCGAATTCGTCGCGCCGGGCGGAAAGACCGACATCTTCTACGACCCGCCCGACCACCGCGGCCGACCAGGGCCGCTGGCCGGTCCGGACCTGATGGATCCCACCCGCACGCTGTCGGTCGACGACTTTCCCGGCAAGGTCGTCGTCATCAATGTGTGGGGCCAGTGGTGCGGGCCCTGCCGGACCGAAGTCGCCCAGCTGCAACAGGTTTACGACGCCACCCGCCACGACGGGGTGGCTTTCCTCGGCATCGACGTGCGCGACAACAACCGTCAGGCCCCGCAGGACTTCGTCACCGACCGCCACGTGACGTTTCCGTCGATCTACGACCCCGCGATGCGCACCATGATCGCGTTCGGCGGCAAGTACCCGACCACGGTGATCCCGTCGACGGTGGTGCTCGACCGCGGGCACCGCGTCGCCGCGGTGTTCTTGCGCGAACTACTCGCCGAGGATTTGCGGCCTGTCGTGCAGCGACTGGCCGCCGAGGATCAGGCGCCGCCGGGACCGCAATGA
- a CDS encoding DUF7937 domain-containing protein: protein MSDSSDDTSTVRLGAVPRIENQPPRSVVTRKTIQRWNIGRDVLAAVLLLAALALPWNLYFGADIPGSRAGLFTILLVATVLSLTSVAGSWRLDPLARRLRAPLNIPYLLVVLGVVMFDVVQTVRYGGSANVPGGVGPGAWLGIAGSLLSAQPLITATPADKDRFRRWLLSARIVGYASIIGAALAVGFNLFWRIKAALPTGSSGFGKQNVAIIATAVVYGIVAFVAVVVASRWILQRSRVSRLAAIGLGVSTLVAGIIVWGLPIGREIDAFHGIAQNTSTAGVGFEGYLAWVAAAAVFAPLTLLRIATTEHIPENLWRPAARKGLLLIIVWCAGSVLMRITDIVVSVSLNLSYSPYDSAAMAAFDLVTVVLAVWLYLNLANLSLPRPVISSLCGVLFVLSVSRIVIGVALAPRYASSPSWLNNPVYGNNLAQQITSTFDVVLCGLTLCILAIVVVTGRLAQHRPPEPEATRPDAGRPRIFRGDNAPTQRLSGPPKIYRPGQR from the coding sequence GTGAGCGACAGCAGCGACGACACAAGTACCGTCCGGCTCGGCGCCGTCCCGCGGATCGAAAACCAGCCGCCCCGTTCCGTGGTGACTCGCAAGACCATTCAGCGCTGGAACATCGGCCGGGACGTGCTCGCCGCTGTTTTGCTGCTCGCGGCGCTCGCTTTGCCGTGGAACCTCTATTTCGGCGCCGACATCCCCGGCAGCCGTGCCGGACTGTTCACGATACTGCTTGTGGCGACGGTACTTTCGCTGACCTCGGTCGCCGGGTCGTGGCGCTTAGACCCGCTGGCCCGCCGGCTCCGCGCCCCGCTCAACATCCCCTACCTGCTGGTGGTGCTGGGGGTTGTGATGTTCGACGTGGTCCAGACGGTCCGGTATGGCGGCAGTGCCAATGTGCCGGGCGGCGTGGGGCCGGGCGCATGGCTCGGAATCGCCGGCTCGTTGCTCAGCGCTCAACCGCTGATCACCGCGACGCCGGCCGACAAGGACAGGTTCCGCCGGTGGCTGCTGTCCGCGCGCATCGTCGGCTACGCGTCGATCATTGGCGCAGCGCTGGCAGTGGGGTTCAACTTGTTCTGGCGGATAAAGGCCGCGCTACCCACCGGTTCATCAGGTTTTGGTAAGCAGAATGTCGCGATCATCGCGACGGCAGTCGTGTACGGCATTGTGGCGTTCGTTGCCGTCGTCGTCGCGTCCCGATGGATTCTTCAGCGCAGCAGGGTATCTCGGCTCGCGGCCATCGGGCTCGGGGTGTCCACTCTGGTGGCAGGAATCATTGTCTGGGGCTTGCCCATTGGCCGCGAGATCGACGCGTTCCACGGCATCGCGCAGAACACCTCAACGGCCGGCGTCGGGTTCGAGGGCTACCTGGCTTGGGTGGCGGCCGCTGCGGTGTTCGCACCGCTGACACTGCTGCGAATCGCCACGACGGAGCACATCCCCGAGAACCTTTGGCGTCCGGCAGCACGGAAAGGTTTGCTGCTCATCATCGTATGGTGTGCCGGATCGGTCCTGATGCGTATCACCGACATCGTCGTCTCGGTGAGCTTGAACCTGTCGTACTCGCCGTACGACAGCGCGGCGATGGCGGCATTCGACCTCGTGACCGTGGTGCTTGCGGTGTGGCTATACCTCAACCTCGCCAACCTCTCGCTGCCCCGACCGGTGATCTCGTCACTGTGCGGAGTTCTCTTCGTACTCAGCGTTTCCCGCATCGTGATTGGCGTCGCATTGGCTCCGCGGTACGCGAGTTCGCCTTCCTGGCTGAACAATCCGGTTTACGGCAACAACCTTGCACAGCAGATCACCAGCACGTTCGACGTCGTGCTGTGCGGGCTGACCCTGTGTATCCTCGCCATCGTCGTCGTCACCGGTCGACTGGCGCAGCACCGGCCGCCGGAACCCGAGGCCACGCGGCCGGACGCCGGCCGACCGCGGATCTTTCGGGGAGACAACGCTCCAACGCAGCGGCTAAGCGGCCCACCCAAGATCTACCGGCCCGGCCAGCGCTAG
- a CDS encoding 1,4-dihydroxy-2-naphthoate polyprenyltransferase produces MASFQQWIAGARPRTLPNAVAPVIAGTGAAAWLHAAVWWKALLALAVALAFIVGVNFANDYSDGIRGTDDERAGPVRLVGSRLATPRSVLAVALVSLSVGAAAGLALALTSAPWMIAVGAACVAGAWLYTGGSKPYGYAGFGELAVFVFFGLVGVLGTQYTQALRVDWVGVVLAVTTGALSSAVLVANNLRDIPTDSQSGKLTLAVRLGDARTRTLYQSLLALAAVLTLVLMLATPWCAVGLVATPLALRAARPVRSGRTGPELIPVLRDTGLTMLVWSIAVATALALAA; encoded by the coding sequence ATGGCTAGCTTTCAGCAGTGGATCGCCGGTGCCCGGCCGCGCACGTTGCCCAATGCGGTCGCGCCGGTCATCGCGGGTACCGGCGCCGCGGCCTGGCTGCACGCCGCGGTCTGGTGGAAGGCGCTACTGGCCTTAGCGGTCGCGCTCGCGTTCATCGTGGGGGTCAACTTCGCCAACGACTACTCCGACGGCATCCGCGGAACCGACGACGAGCGGGCCGGCCCGGTAAGGCTGGTCGGCTCGCGGCTGGCCACCCCGCGCTCGGTGCTGGCCGTCGCGCTGGTGAGCCTGAGCGTCGGCGCAGCGGCCGGACTGGCGTTGGCACTGACCAGCGCGCCGTGGATGATCGCGGTCGGGGCGGCGTGCGTCGCCGGCGCGTGGCTGTACACCGGCGGGTCAAAACCCTACGGGTACGCGGGTTTTGGCGAATTGGCGGTGTTCGTCTTCTTCGGATTGGTGGGAGTGCTCGGCACCCAGTACACGCAGGCTTTGCGAGTGGACTGGGTGGGCGTGGTGTTGGCGGTGACGACGGGGGCGCTGTCGTCGGCGGTGTTGGTGGCCAACAACCTTCGCGACATCCCGACCGACTCGCAGTCCGGCAAGCTCACACTGGCCGTCCGGCTGGGCGACGCCAGGACGCGGACGCTGTATCAGTCGCTGCTGGCGCTCGCTGCGGTGTTGACGCTGGTGCTGATGTTGGCGACGCCGTGGTGTGCGGTGGGTCTGGTGGCTACGCCGTTGGCGCTGCGTGCCGCCCGGCCGGTGCGGTCCGGACGCACCGGCCCCGAGTTGATTCCGGTGCTGCGCGACACCGGGCTGACGATGCTGGTGTGGTCGATCGCCGTGGCGACCGCGTTGGCGCTAGCGGCGTGA
- a CDS encoding helix-turn-helix domain-containing protein translates to MSDAADLSSIPTADAAASADPAVGLRAVRALQRLQERLEAIHVANAREQGWSWQAIADALGVSRQAVHQKYNRRK, encoded by the coding sequence GTGAGTGACGCCGCTGATCTGTCCTCGATCCCGACCGCGGACGCGGCCGCGAGCGCCGACCCTGCCGTCGGGTTACGGGCGGTGCGAGCGCTGCAGCGACTGCAGGAGCGGTTGGAGGCCATCCACGTCGCGAATGCCCGTGAGCAGGGCTGGAGTTGGCAGGCCATCGCCGACGCATTGGGGGTAAGCCGGCAGGCCGTGCACCAGAAGTACAACCGGAGGAAATGA
- a CDS encoding MinD/ParA family ATP-binding protein, which translates to MHVSEHPGQGAGASRGPEDHPTTELPPQPPPPPPGEPDARTSNAETKAFAGFRTERRFAENETVGGLAPPTRVEPRAWAATPAKGLPRVVDSPPYGTGFYGGQRAEAPYRQGAAHHPPSPYPELSTSTLLRQVKPPPSEGWRKWLYILSGQLINVGESPRVNRYNDLIMQANRPLRGCYRIAMLSLKGGVGKTTITATLGATFASIRGDRVIAVDANPDRGTLSQKVPLETPATVRHLLRDAEGIQRYSDVRSYTSQGPSRLEVLASESDPAMSDAFSAEDYTRTLEILERYYGLVLTDCGTGLLHSAMSAVLSKADTLVVVSSGSIDGARSASATLDWLDAHGHEDQVRNSIAVINAVRPRSGKVDMQKVVDHFSRRCRAVRLIPFDPHLEEGAEISLERLKRETREALIELAAVVADGFPSDDRRNTGFI; encoded by the coding sequence GTGCACGTGTCTGAGCATCCGGGTCAGGGCGCTGGGGCGTCTCGAGGGCCTGAAGACCATCCGACGACGGAATTGCCGCCGCAGCCTCCACCGCCGCCCCCCGGTGAGCCGGACGCCAGGACCAGCAACGCGGAGACCAAGGCGTTCGCCGGGTTCCGCACCGAACGTCGCTTCGCCGAGAACGAGACCGTGGGCGGGCTGGCGCCGCCAACCCGCGTCGAGCCGCGGGCCTGGGCGGCCACCCCGGCCAAGGGACTGCCCCGCGTCGTCGACTCGCCGCCCTACGGCACCGGCTTCTACGGCGGACAACGGGCCGAGGCGCCCTACCGCCAGGGTGCGGCACACCACCCGCCGTCGCCGTACCCGGAACTGTCCACCAGCACCCTGTTGCGCCAGGTCAAGCCGCCGCCGTCGGAGGGCTGGCGAAAATGGCTCTACATCCTTTCCGGCCAACTGATCAACGTTGGGGAAAGCCCACGGGTCAACCGCTACAACGATCTGATCATGCAGGCCAACCGGCCGCTGCGGGGCTGCTACCGGATCGCGATGCTGTCGCTGAAGGGCGGGGTCGGCAAGACCACGATTACCGCCACGCTGGGCGCCACCTTCGCGTCCATCCGTGGAGACAGGGTGATCGCCGTCGACGCCAACCCCGACCGCGGCACGCTGAGCCAGAAGGTCCCGCTGGAGACGCCGGCCACCGTGCGGCATTTGCTGCGCGACGCCGAGGGCATCCAGCGCTACAGCGACGTGCGCAGCTACACCTCGCAGGGCCCGAGCCGGCTGGAGGTGCTGGCGTCGGAAAGCGACCCGGCGATGTCGGATGCCTTCAGCGCCGAGGACTACACCCGCACGCTGGAAATCCTGGAGCGCTACTACGGTCTGGTGCTCACCGACTGCGGCACCGGGTTGCTGCACTCGGCGATGTCGGCGGTGCTGTCTAAGGCCGACACCCTGGTGGTGGTCAGCTCGGGGTCGATCGACGGCGCCCGCAGCGCCTCGGCGACGCTGGACTGGCTGGACGCGCACGGCCACGAGGATCAGGTGCGCAATTCGATCGCGGTGATCAACGCGGTGCGGCCGCGGTCAGGCAAGGTCGACATGCAAAAGGTCGTCGATCACTTCTCCCGGCGCTGCCGCGCAGTGCGGTTGATTCCGTTCGACCCGCATCTGGAGGAGGGCGCGGAGATCAGCCTGGAGCGGTTGAAGCGGGAGACACGAGAAGCGCTGATCGAGTTGGCAGCCGTTGTGGCCGACGGATTTCCGAGCGACGACCGCCGCAACACCGGCTTTATCTAA
- the ccsB gene encoding c-type cytochrome biogenesis protein CcsB encodes MNTTHIHLGLARTSDWAFTSAVVVLVVALLLLAVELAYARSGRPDRELVSAGVAADSPTPGVVLDKPGRPVDERVGRAGLALVYVGIVMLLACIVLRGLATARVPWGNMYEFINLTCFCGLVAGAVTLRRPQYRPLWVFLLLPVLILLTVSGRWLYANAAPVMPALQSYWLPIHVSVVSLGSGVLLVAGVASILFLLRASRWADARVVQRLPDAQTLDRIAYRTTIFGFPVFGFGVIFGAIWAEEAWGRYWGWDPKETVAFIAWMVYAAYLHARSTAGWRDRKAAWINVVGFVAMVFNLFFVNLVTVGLHSYAGVG; translated from the coding sequence ATGAACACCACCCATATCCACCTGGGGTTGGCGCGCACGTCCGACTGGGCGTTCACGTCGGCGGTGGTGGTGCTGGTGGTGGCGCTGCTGCTGCTGGCTGTCGAACTCGCCTACGCCCGCAGCGGCCGCCCCGACCGGGAGCTGGTGAGCGCCGGCGTCGCCGCTGACAGCCCCACGCCCGGGGTGGTGCTCGATAAACCGGGACGCCCGGTCGACGAACGTGTCGGGCGGGCCGGTCTGGCACTGGTCTACGTCGGGATCGTGATGTTGCTGGCGTGCATCGTGCTGCGCGGCCTGGCCACCGCGCGGGTGCCCTGGGGCAACATGTACGAGTTCATCAACCTGACCTGCTTCTGCGGCCTGGTCGCCGGCGCGGTCACGCTGCGCCGCCCGCAATATCGCCCGCTATGGGTATTCCTGCTGCTGCCGGTGCTGATCCTGCTGACGGTCTCCGGGCGCTGGCTCTACGCCAACGCCGCACCGGTCATGCCGGCGCTGCAGTCCTACTGGCTGCCGATCCACGTGTCGGTGGTCAGTCTGGGCTCGGGGGTTTTGCTGGTGGCCGGTGTGGCCAGCATCCTGTTCTTGCTGCGGGCCTCCCGATGGGCCGACGCCCGCGTGGTCCAGCGGCTGCCCGACGCGCAAACTCTCGACCGCATCGCCTACCGAACGACGATCTTCGGCTTTCCGGTCTTCGGGTTCGGGGTGATATTCGGCGCCATCTGGGCCGAGGAAGCCTGGGGCCGCTACTGGGGCTGGGACCCCAAGGAAACTGTGGCGTTTATCGCCTGGATGGTGTACGCCGCTTACCTGCATGCCAGGTCGACGGCGGGGTGGCGCGACCGCAAAGCCGCCTGGATCAACGTGGTCGGCTTCGTGGCCATGGTCTTCAATCTGTTCTTCGTTAACCTGGTGACTGTGGGCCTGCATTCATATGCGGGTGTGGGCTGA
- a CDS encoding S-methyl-5'-thioadenosine phosphorylase: MLGVIGGSGFYSFFGADARSVNLDTPFGEPSAPVTVGAVGEHEVAFLPRHGAQHQYSAHTVPYRANMWALRALGVRRVFGPCAVGSLTPELGPGSIVVPDQLVDRTHGRADTYFESGGAHAAFADPYCPALRAAVTGLPGVVDGGTMVVIQGPRFSTRAESQWYAAAGFSLINMTGYPEAVLARELDMCYASIALVTDLDAGIEAGGGVTAVDVFGEFEKNIEPFKKLVHEAIGQVAAERTCTDCQSHTGVSLPFDLP; the protein is encoded by the coding sequence ATGCTGGGAGTGATCGGCGGCAGCGGCTTCTACAGCTTTTTCGGGGCCGACGCACGCAGCGTCAACCTGGACACCCCGTTCGGCGAGCCCAGCGCCCCGGTCACCGTCGGCGCCGTCGGCGAGCACGAGGTCGCTTTTCTGCCCCGGCACGGCGCGCAGCATCAGTATTCGGCGCACACCGTCCCATACCGGGCCAACATGTGGGCGCTGCGCGCGCTGGGGGTGCGGCGGGTGTTCGGGCCGTGCGCGGTCGGCAGCCTGACGCCCGAGCTGGGCCCCGGCTCGATCGTGGTGCCCGACCAGTTGGTGGATCGCACGCACGGCCGCGCGGACACGTATTTCGAATCGGGCGGGGCACACGCCGCCTTTGCCGATCCGTACTGCCCGGCTTTGCGCGCGGCGGTCACCGGTCTGCCCGGCGTGGTCGACGGCGGCACGATGGTGGTGATCCAGGGCCCGCGGTTTTCCACTCGTGCGGAAAGCCAGTGGTACGCCGCGGCCGGCTTCAGCCTGATCAACATGACCGGCTATCCCGAAGCGGTGCTCGCTCGCGAACTCGACATGTGTTATGCCTCAATCGCTTTGGTGACCGACCTGGACGCCGGGATCGAGGCGGGCGGGGGTGTGACGGCCGTCGACGTATTCGGTGAATTCGAGAAGAACATCGAGCCGTTCAAGAAGCTGGTGCACGAGGCCATCGGTCAGGTCGCCGCCGAGCGAACCTGTACCGACTGCCAGTCGCACACCGGCGTCAGCCTGCCGTTCGACCTGCCGTGA
- a CDS encoding NAD-dependent epimerase/dehydratase family protein, whose amino-acid sequence MRVLLTGAAGFIGSRVHAALHAAGHEVIAIDALLPAAHGPHAVMPPGCQQVDVRDADALAPLLAGVDLVCHQAAMVGAGVDAADAPAYGSHNDFGTTVLLAQMFAAGVRRLVLASSMVVYGQGRYQCAEHGPVDPPPRRRADLDAGVFEHRCPRCGREVAWQLVDEDAPLRPRSLYAASKTAQEHYALAWSESTGGSVVALRYHNVYGPGMPRDTPYSGVAAIFRSALEKGEPPPVFEDGGQMRDFVHVDDVAAANLAAVDFGGQGFVAANVCSGQPISILQVATALCDARDGGVSPLVTGQYRSGDVRHIVADPARAAEILGFRAAVDPQRGLREFASAPLRG is encoded by the coding sequence GTGAGGGTGCTGCTGACCGGTGCGGCCGGCTTCATCGGCTCGCGGGTGCACGCCGCATTGCACGCCGCGGGGCATGAGGTCATCGCGATCGACGCCCTACTGCCCGCCGCGCACGGACCACATGCAGTGATGCCGCCGGGATGCCAACAGGTAGACGTCCGCGACGCCGACGCACTGGCCCCGCTGCTGGCCGGGGTGGACCTAGTCTGTCATCAGGCGGCGATGGTCGGCGCGGGTGTGGACGCCGCCGACGCGCCGGCGTACGGCAGCCACAACGACTTTGGCACCACGGTATTGCTGGCGCAGATGTTCGCTGCTGGTGTGCGTCGGCTGGTGCTGGCGTCGTCAATGGTGGTCTACGGGCAGGGCCGCTACCAGTGCGCCGAGCACGGGCCGGTCGACCCGCCGCCGCGGCGCCGGGCTGACCTGGATGCCGGGGTTTTCGAGCATCGCTGCCCTCGGTGCGGCCGTGAGGTGGCGTGGCAGTTGGTCGACGAGGACGCTCCGCTGCGGCCGCGCAGCCTGTACGCGGCGAGCAAGACCGCGCAGGAGCATTACGCGCTGGCGTGGTCGGAGTCGACCGGCGGTTCGGTGGTGGCGCTGCGCTACCACAATGTCTACGGGCCGGGCATGCCGCGCGACACACCGTATTCGGGGGTGGCTGCTATTTTCCGGTCGGCGCTCGAAAAAGGCGAGCCGCCACCGGTTTTCGAGGACGGCGGCCAGATGCGCGATTTCGTTCATGTCGACGACGTGGCGGCCGCCAACCTGGCCGCCGTGGACTTCGGTGGGCAGGGCTTTGTTGCCGCCAATGTCTGTTCGGGACAGCCGATTTCGATCCTGCAGGTGGCGACGGCGCTCTGCGACGCGCGCGACGGGGGTGTGTCGCCGCTCGTGACCGGGCAGTATCGCAGCGGCGACGTGCGCCATATTGTCGCCGATCCTGCGCGCGCCGCCGAGATACTGGGTTTCCGTGCTGCCGTCGATCCGCAACGGGGGCTGCGCGAATTCGCGTCGGCACCGTTGCGCGGCTAG
- a CDS encoding cytochrome c biogenesis CcdA family protein, producing the protein MSSGFTEIASAGPLLVALGVCLLAGLVSFASPCVVPLVPGYLSYLAAVVGVDERQAHAARWRVAGSATLFVAGFTAVFVLGTVAVLGMTTTLITNQLVLQRVGGALTIVMGLVFVGFIPALQRQARFTPRQLSTVAGAPLLGAVFALGWTPCLGPTLTGVITVASATDGASVARGIVLVIAYCLGLGVPFVLLAFGSASAVAGLGWLRRHTRALQIVGGVLLVAVGLASLTGVWNDFVSWLRDAFVSDVRLPI; encoded by the coding sequence ATGAGCAGCGGGTTCACCGAAATCGCCTCCGCCGGTCCGCTGTTGGTGGCGCTGGGGGTGTGCCTGCTCGCGGGGCTGGTGTCTTTCGCGTCGCCGTGCGTCGTACCGCTGGTGCCCGGCTACCTGTCGTATCTGGCGGCGGTGGTCGGCGTCGACGAACGCCAGGCGCACGCCGCGCGCTGGCGGGTCGCCGGGTCGGCGACGTTGTTCGTGGCCGGGTTCACGGCGGTGTTCGTGCTCGGTACCGTCGCGGTGTTGGGCATGACGACCACGCTGATCACGAATCAGCTTGTGCTGCAACGGGTCGGCGGGGCGCTGACCATCGTAATGGGGTTGGTGTTCGTCGGGTTCATCCCCGCGCTGCAGCGCCAGGCCCGGTTCACGCCGCGGCAGTTGTCGACGGTGGCCGGGGCGCCGCTGCTGGGCGCGGTGTTCGCGCTGGGCTGGACGCCGTGCCTGGGCCCGACGCTGACCGGGGTGATCACCGTCGCCTCGGCGACCGACGGCGCCAGCGTGGCGCGCGGCATCGTGTTGGTGATCGCGTACTGCCTGGGTTTGGGAGTTCCGTTCGTGCTGTTGGCCTTTGGATCGGCGTCGGCGGTGGCCGGGCTGGGCTGGCTGCGCCGCCACACCCGCGCGCTCCAGATCGTCGGCGGCGTGCTGCTGGTCGCCGTCGGGCTCGCGTCGCTCACCGGCGTGTGGAACGACTTCGTCTCGTGGCTGCGCGACGCGTTCGTCTCGGACGTGAGGCTGCCGATTTGA